A stretch of the Drosophila sulfurigaster albostrigata strain 15112-1811.04 chromosome 2L, ASM2355843v2, whole genome shotgun sequence genome encodes the following:
- the LOC133847998 gene encoding anaphase-promoting complex subunit 3, whose translation IDNANNNNSHSSKIIITTTNNNNNNTSNNHNNNTDQYQRWRQNSLAAALSFLSIFLAIYAQSFASDIANESDGESKELLPHDISTPIIYYGDASVNIGQPFEILCIIPISEKIHWLRNNESITRHNFRHGHDDHSYQLSESAIEGESHKIEAQLKVRHALKVHEGRYQCNNNHRHGNGFHMLRVNSKESLGSTESGGGGGYQTIDEMTPSSPNDVFTKTWKEQQMPHNPHNNRQPAQQQQQHYSYGGVGNASYNEFTTQWYNTPASGGQDERAIHRIYSATPPDIPRARFEMEEHTVAARPETPTILYNQTLLNTATDDAAAASSSSPSSSSSASATITTTPHHRTHHQQQQLQKQSQHTLNAYQLPVPPQHSVHRNEKYQTYSPQFVPTTAIGGDTVTSATTLLTTAHNNNYGQMQQQPKMLLPIQKGPDSLVPKYDNEELQMVFYNIRSHLVLSCEVKNGNQSDLIWKKNDTVVNELQTLRGRFRLIKDEGKFVIDKAEVSDDGRYSCELNGVSKNITAISRVLVRVPSNNGVVEGEKLTIPCTVVGSEARLSWSFGNYTNVTASTGRYILKKDESANVENAILIIENVTLDDRGDYTCSGNNAAPESASDTATVRVKGKFAALWPFLGICAEVLILCVIILIYEKRRNKSELEESDTDPQEQKKKRRNYD comes from the exons CCAGCGATATTGCGAATGAGAGCGACGGAGAATCAAAGGAGCTTTTGCCACACGATATTAGCACGCCCATCATTTATTACGGCGATGCGAGTGTGAACATCGGGCAACCGTTTGAGATCCTTTGCATAATACCCATTAGCGAGAAGATCCATTGGCTGCGCAATAATGAGTCGATAACTCGCCACAATTTCCGACATGGCCATGACGATCATTCGTATCAGTTATCGGAATCAGCCATCGAAG GGGAGTCGCACAAGATCGAGGCGCAGCTGAAGGTGCGACATGCGTTGAAGGTGCACGAGGGACGCTATcagtgcaacaacaatcaccGTCATGGCAATGGCTTCCATATGCTGCGCGTGAACAGCAAAGAGTCGCTAGGTTCGACGGAaagtggcggtggcggtggctaTCAAACGATTGATGAGATGACGCCCAGTTCACCCAACGATGTCTTCACCAAGACGTGGAAGGAGCAACAAATGCCGCACAATCCGCACAACAATCGGCAaccagcacaacaacaacagcaacattattCCTATGGTGGGGTTGGAAATGCGTCGTATAACGAATTCACCACACAGTGGTACAACACTCCAGCTAGTGGTGGCCAAGACGAAAGAGCGATTCATCGCATATATTCGGCAACACCGCCCGATATTCCACGAGCCCGTTTCGAAATGGAGGAACATACGGTGGCGGCGCGACCAGAGACACCCACCATACTGTACAATCAAACACTGCTCAACACTGCCAcagatgatgctgctgcagcgtcgtcgtcatcaccgtcatcatcatcatcggccAGCGCGACAATAACAACCACACCGCATCATCGTAcgcatcatcaacagcaacagttgcaaaaGCAGTCGCAGCACACACTAAACGCTTATCAACTGCCAGTGCCGCCGCAGCATTCCGTGCATCGCAATGAGAAATATCAGACGTATTCGCCGCAATTTGTGCCGACAACAGCTATAGGTGGCGACACCGTTACGTCGGCGACCACATTACTCACCACggcccacaacaacaactatgggcaaatgcagcagcagcccaagATGCTCTTGCCTATTCAGAAGG GGCCAGATTCGTTGGTGCCAAAATATGACAACGAGGAGCTGCAAAtggtattttataatatacgATCGCATCTTGTGCTCAGCTGTGAGGTAAAAAATGGGAATCAGAGTGATCTCATATG gAAAAAGAACGACACTGTGGTGAATGAGTTGCAAACTCTGAGAGGCCGCTTTAGACTTATCAAGGATGAAGGAAAGTTCGTGATTGACAAGGCGGAAGTTAGCGACGATGGTCGTTACAGTTGTGAATTAAATGGCGTGTCCAAGAATATAACGGCGATTT CTCGCGTGCTTGTCCGAGTGCCTTCAAATAACGGTGTTGTGGAGGGTGAGAAATTGACCATCCCCTGCACAGTGGTCGGTAGTGAAGCTAGATTGTCATGGAGCtttg gcAATTACACAAATGTAACAGCGAGCACAGGTCgttatatactgaaaaaagaTGAGAGTGCTAATGTCGAGAATGCAATTCTAATCATTGAGAATGTTACTCTGGACGACAGAGGCGATTACACGTGCTCAGGCAACAATGCGGCCCCTGAATCTGCCTCCGATACTGCAACTGTTCGTGTTAAGG GCAAATTCGCTGCCTTGTGGCCTTTCCTGGGCATCTGTGCTGAGGTGCTGATTCTTTGTGTGATCATTCTCATCTATGAGAAGCGACGCAACAAGAGTGAACTGGAGGAGAGTGATACTGATCCCCAAGAACA gaaaaagaaaaggagaaattatgattaa